Proteins encoded in a region of the Nitrospirota bacterium genome:
- the speE gene encoding polyamine aminopropyltransferase: MIRFLERAPFVPIEYGYEVSGILYKGRSKFQDIMVIENPDFGRILVLDNVVQLTEADEFFYHEMLTHVLMHSHPNPKRVVVIGGGDGGVVREVLKHKTVEKVFFVEIDEEVINVSKKFFPSVSSHISDPKVEVRIMDGAEFVRKSPKADIDVIIVDSTDIIGFARTLFTDEFFGSVRNCLREEGMFVTHSESLLLHRDTVIEVQKILKGAFPLVDLYASPIATYPGNWWSYAVGSMKLSPRELRRQFNIQTKFYDDEVHCQSFITRRLYEKLINDKLGWGLKGAFGYE, encoded by the coding sequence ATGATTAGATTCTTAGAAAGAGCTCCATTTGTGCCGATTGAGTATGGCTATGAGGTAAGTGGAATACTTTATAAAGGAAGAAGTAAGTTTCAGGACATTATGGTTATAGAAAACCCGGATTTCGGAAGAATCCTCGTGCTTGACAATGTGGTTCAGCTTACAGAGGCAGATGAGTTTTTCTATCATGAGATGCTCACACATGTTCTTATGCACTCACATCCCAATCCAAAGAGGGTCGTTGTCATAGGAGGCGGAGACGGAGGGGTGGTAAGAGAGGTCTTAAAGCATAAAACAGTAGAGAAGGTCTTTTTCGTCGAGATAGACGAGGAGGTTATAAATGTGTCAAAGAAGTTTTTCCCCTCTGTCTCCTCTCATATCTCTGACCCGAAGGTTGAGGTAAGGATAATGGATGGTGCCGAATTCGTAAGGAAATCCCCAAAGGCAGATATAGATGTCATAATAGTTGACTCAACGGATATTATTGGTTTTGCGAGAACACTTTTTACAGATGAGTTCTTTGGCTCCGTAAGGAATTGTCTCAGGGAGGAAGGGATGTTCGTTACGCACTCGGAGTCCTTACTTCTTCACAGGGACACGGTGATAGAGGTTCAGAAGATATTAAAAGGCGCATTTCCTCTGGTTGACCTTTATGCCTCGCCCATTGCAACCTATCCGGGAAACTGGTGGAGCTATGCAGTAGGCTCGATGAAGCTAAGCCCTCGTGAGCTAAGAAGGCAATTTAACATACAAACCAAATTCTACGATGACGAGGTTCATTGTCAGTCCTTCATAACGAGAAGGCTTTATGAGAAGCTCATAAACGACAAGCTCGGCTGGGGGCTTAAGGGTGCATTTGGTTACGAATAA
- a CDS encoding type III PLP-dependent enzyme, with the protein MLRIFKIEPFIRKIISKPTLFKALTYLDKRTVETPFLLIDKEQVKKKVSAIGKNIKNSKVFYAVKANPDIEIIRFLDGLGMGFEIASEGELKLLSSIGVSPKRILTSNPVKSFRFLRMAGEYGIRYYAFDSKEEVDKLKEFVPNANVYVRLSVPNEGSEWPLSRKFGVEIDDAMKLVVYAKNKRLNPVGITFHVGSQCTNMHNWSTALYKAKALWDMAEQKGIGFNMLNIGGGYPIKYTKDVVGIEAIEENVNNLIFEKFPHDISILIEPGRAVVGDAGLFVSSVIGKAKRGDDNWLYIDVGVFNGLMESLGGIRYSYIVEASKDSKQKKRWTITGPSCDSFDVIEQNVTLSEPEVGSLMLILSSGAYTVSYASEFNGFSIPKTILI; encoded by the coding sequence ATGCTAAGGATATTTAAGATAGAGCCTTTCATTAGAAAGATTATCTCAAAGCCAACCCTGTTTAAGGCACTGACATATCTGGATAAAAGGACAGTTGAAACACCGTTTCTTCTCATAGACAAAGAGCAGGTAAAAAAGAAGGTATCTGCTATTGGCAAAAACATCAAAAACTCAAAGGTCTTCTATGCGGTCAAGGCAAACCCGGATATAGAGATAATTCGGTTCCTCGATGGCTTAGGCATGGGCTTTGAGATTGCATCAGAGGGAGAGCTAAAATTGCTTTCGAGCATTGGGGTCTCTCCTAAAAGGATACTCACCTCTAACCCTGTAAAGTCATTCAGGTTTCTTAGGATGGCAGGAGAATATGGCATAAGATATTATGCCTTTGACTCAAAAGAAGAGGTGGATAAGCTCAAGGAGTTCGTTCCAAATGCAAATGTTTATGTTAGGCTTTCTGTGCCAAATGAGGGCTCTGAATGGCCCTTAAGCAGGAAATTCGGGGTTGAGATCGACGATGCCATGAAACTCGTCGTTTATGCAAAAAACAAAAGGCTCAACCCGGTTGGAATCACATTCCATGTGGGCAGTCAATGCACAAACATGCATAACTGGAGCACTGCACTTTATAAGGCAAAAGCCCTTTGGGATATGGCAGAGCAAAAAGGGATAGGATTCAATATGCTCAATATAGGTGGAGGATACCCTATAAAATATACAAAGGATGTGGTCGGTATAGAGGCAATAGAGGAAAATGTGAACAACCTCATATTCGAGAAATTCCCCCATGACATATCTATATTAATCGAGCCCGGAAGGGCAGTTGTTGGAGATGCAGGGCTCTTCGTTAGCTCTGTCATAGGAAAGGCTAAAAGGGGAGATGACAACTGGCTTTACATAGATGTTGGTGTTTTTAATGGACTCATGGAAAGCTTAGGTGGCATCAGGTACAGCTACATAGTAGAGGCATCCAAGGACAGCAAACAGAAAAAGAGATGGACCATTACAGGGCCAAGCTGTGACAGCTTCGATGTCATAGAGCAAAATGTCACGCTTTCAGAGCCAGAGGTTGGAAGCCTTATGCTGATTCTTTCAAGCGGTGCATACACAGTGTCTTATGCCTCTGAGTTCAATGGCTTCTCTATACCAAAAACAATTCTCATATAG